Genomic window (Daucus carota subsp. sativus chromosome 5, DH1 v3.0, whole genome shotgun sequence):
aATTTGTGAATGAAAGTCAACTGTCATAATTTCTGGAGTTATGAAAATAACCCATCTGTTTACTCTTGGATGTTCTTGGAAAtgataaatgataataaataaagtatgtGCAGTTTATTATTATCCATATGTTGTGGTTAACAGGAtcctataaataatatatatctaatcatttttaaaattttaaattttacccacaaactttgtaaattttaatattttacctgatttttgactgattaatccagttttgaccaattaatcatcgatttaacTGAATCTTACCAAATCGTATTAAAAATTCGTCTGATTATCGATTATTCGGTTAATCggccgatttttagaatatttaattattatgattttataaaattatatatatatatatatatatatatatatatatatatatatacacatatatatattagaataattataaatataatatataactatacgACAAAAACTCTAATTCGACAAGaatttcattgtttttatatcaaattatcaataattttgggtgagtgataatttaattatataataaaattctaaattgtgtattttttatatttatatattaataaatatcataatagcaaggatatatgtacatttagatatcaagataatatgacttaaatagaaatatatataaaatttaattcatttttataatataaatattctcaATTTAAAAGAGATGAACACAGATATAacgtatattaaaaaatattttaaagcaaCACGTTTGCACTGTTAAAAAGctagttattaaattattattggaCTATTGTACCAGAAGTGACAGGAAGGGAGAGAACGTAAAAATATAGAATTATAGAGAGCTGAGTTGTTATTCAATGCAATCAAATGAAATTCTGCAGATGTGCAATTTATAGCAGATGTATCTAAGCGGATGACTACCGGTGCAATTTTAATACAGCATCGTGTAGTTTTTGAGGGCCTGAATTATAAGTAACATTTACCTATGAACAAAAGATTTACAGAACTTCTCCTGGAGCCAATGCAAGTTATTCTCTACTAGTATGATTGATCAGTTGATTGCCGCAAACAAACTTTACTGAATTACATAAATAACAAAATCTGCAACAATATCTTGACGTCTCACTATAcagttaaaaactaatattgaCCGGTGTTAAGTGACCAGCTCTCCAAAGCCTAGCTACACGTTCTTATCAGCTGAACGCAGCTTTTGCTTGGATTCTGAAGAAGAAATGGTTGCAGTGGCTACAGAGTTTGTGCCTTTAGAAGGAGCTGAAGATGGAGTTGGAAGCTTCTTGGGCATCATCTGCTCCCATGATGCTTTCGGAAGCCTTGAAGCTTGGGCTGAAACAATGAAAGCCAAAAGGCACAATATCAACAATTGGTGCTTCCAAGAAGTCATTATAATGAACTGATTATAAGCAAAATCTGGAGAATGTGTATACAGATATTGAAGCCTGATGTTTTCAGGTTAGACGTGTGAGCTTGGCAGCTTTACATAGTTTGTGGCAAGCAGACATTTTGAGGATTGTATGAGAAGTGCCAACTTGGTTGTTTGAGGAAAGACGCGACAGTGGCAGACAATGAGCATAAAATAATTGTAAACTGTTAGCAGCTTCTGTTTGTTGCTCACTAATGTAGTAGTATAATACAAGTAGAAAGTATGTGGGAGACAAGTAAACCGAGGAATTGTGTCACCTGGACCACAGTTTAAACTTCCTGAAAACTGGAAAAAAGAAATCTCATCTGCCAGATCAAATGAGCAGTTAGAAATCAGTATGCAATACGAATGTGTAATTATTGAAAGATTCATGTCGTTAAAAATGTACATGGGACTCGACTTATTATAACTCATCAACTGTCGACATGAATTATACCAGTAAACATGTCtaaatttcttgaatgaatCCTTAATCAAGTCTGATACAATCATGTCTAGGTACAGAATTTAGATTTGTCGATATTTAAATGAAGGAAGAATCTCTGACAGTTTCTGTACATTCATCAATTCATGTAAAATTCCAAAGGGGAAGAATCTTATAACAGTCTCTATACATTTATGTACATGTAATATTTCATAAAACTAGAATCATAAGACAGTTTCTATACATTCATGTACATATAATATTCTGCACATATATATGAGTTGAATCAATCATGTAAACACGAGCGGAATGGTCTTTCAATTATTTTGGAGTAGTTCGGTTGGTGAGCAGGCAGACAAGCCAGCTTAAAGTGACAATACTTAAACAAGCATCTTGCTCTCTTTAGTTTCTACACTTTTAAGCCAGcaagtattattatatttttcttaccaCCAAAGTTGATGGTAATCAGTAATGCCAGTGAGATGTTGTGCATATCATGGAAATGCAAAAGTTGATGATTCCTATTATGATATCTGCAGTCACAGTTTTCTTTCTTTAAACACAACTACaagtgattttataatttagtaggaagactacaaccatcagtttttctttttctgtgaAGCACCGAAATCTTTTTTATTGTGTTTATTGTATTAAGCTGTTGTAGCAAGACATTTAAGATTTGCAATTGTTATGCATAATTTCCGAAGCCCTTTTGTTGTGTTTATTGCTAGTGAGCTGTTCTAGCAGGACTCTGTTAAGTGTTGCTTGAAGCAACAATTACCTAGGCTGCTTGGCAATAAAAACGGAACCGGATGGGGTTATTGTCTTATTGAGCATTCCCTAGTTGAATGCTCTATCATTGTCAAAGACTAATAAGACTGACTCGTGTTTGATACAACGCCTTAGACTGCAAATTGCATCCAGGTACAGATTTATGACAGAGAAAACCACCCGAAAATGAAAATTAACAAACTATATGAGTCCTTCAGTTTTTCTTAAATATCTTGATGTTCTTCCAATGAGAGTCCAGATAATGAGAATCATCATCTTGTGGAGAAACTCCACATTTGAAGAAATGTGGCCTGTAGTTTCAAACTTTAGATCCCCATCAATATAGACCTGCACTTTGTTTGCATCAAAGTCATAAATTGCATTTAGTCAAAATTATCTGCTGTATATATTATGGACGAGGGTCGGATTAGGGTAATACGAAAGGGGGCCTTTGTATGTTCTAAGCATCAGGGTTGTTGCATGAGGGCTCACGCCAAAGATTTGAATGATACATTCTCCACTTGTTCCTTTTGGCACATATCCGTGTCCAGAGAATTGCCAAACTCCTATAGAAAAATCATAACCCTGAAAAACAGAATTGGAAATTTGTTACTCAAGTACTGGTGCTTCTGTAAAACAACAAGACCATGTATAATATGCATACTGTTTGATgttaaacatataaacaaatcTTTGCTAACTAGTACTGTAGTGATAAAGTGGAGTTGAAAACAAAACTGGGGTATATTTGATGATTAATTTAAGTGTTTCACCTGGATGTGGATTAGTGTGGCTGTCAGGGGAATGACTCGAATGAGGCTTATCAGTTCTGCACATCCACATCTTGTGAACTACATTAATATAGCTGTATCTTTGATCTACCGGAACATTGTAACTTGTAAGGCCTTTGGATGTCAAAGTTCGACTCGTCTAATGGTAGAGAGGTATATCCAGCAGTCGGATCAACAGCCACTATGTGCTGTAAAAAGAGCCAAGCAAAGCAGAAGAAAGAAAGTAGTTAACAACTCATCTCTGGTATTAGTATCTTAGAGCTCCATAGCATATAAACTAACAATTCAATTATGTTTATATGATCTGGTCATTGTTAGTGAAAAAATGATCTTGCTAAAACTTGGTGATCGTGTAGCCCAAGTCTTGAGTTCGACCCTTGCTATCTCTACAAGtagtagaacagatactcattacTATATGTCCTGATTGGATTTTGATGTTCTTCCGGTGAGACTACAATTAAAACTAGCATGTTTGGTATACTCCACATTCGAAGAAACGTAAATTTCCTCAACCTGTTGTTTCAAACTAGAGACACCATCGAGGTAAAATGGATTAAGGTCATGGATCGTGTTTCAGTTCAAACCATCggctttataatttttttgcacCTGAGCTCCCAAGTCCCACCAAAGATTGCATAATGCATGAACTGATGAACCGTTCGTTCCATCAAATTCATATACAGCCAAACATTGGAAACCAAAGAATAcagaaataacttgttgcttagTACAAACATAATTGGCTCCTCCATAATGCATTCAGCTCCGGAGTTGATTTAAGCAATATGTTCGTGAAAAGGCCTAACAAGCACTTCATTTTAATTGCCTGTGATGAAGTATTTCTCCGTTATATTCCAGTTGTTTGGGCAAAGCTGGAGCTAAATTTATGGGCCGTTTGGATAAagttaacaaaaaattattttttacttaaGAGTAAAAAGTAGTGGAATAGAGTGATGAGTATTATTTTACACGTgatccaaaaattcaaatttggggAAGTTTTGAAATTACTAGTACAAATTTGAATCACTTTATTCacttatccaaatcttttaatattaaaatattattatttttataatctgatgattttgttaaatttattaaagatagattaattaaaattagaatataattaaaacggagattaattataaattaaaatttcaaaatacaatttcaaataaatattaaattatcgaTTTAGTCGTCGGCTAAATCAGTTCTTGTTCGTCCAAGATAATCGATATTTACTTCGAAATGCACTAAATGACCATTTGTGGGGGGATATACTAATTTTGAGAATTAGTATTTTATAGTAACATTTTAAtgctttaaatttatttttatgtgttgCTTTCTCTTCTTCGAATTATTTTGTACCATTTTATTATTGTctaattattgattttattattatagttaattaataatgaaatgagttaatagtttttaaaatatctaaaattaaaatatatgagtataataataatgaatgaATTTAAATCTATATTTGGATCAAATGATTGGTGGATACCACTCTAAATTTCATTTGATGATACAAATTTGTAGTTCAGACATTGGAAAGACTAGACCATACTAAAGTAAAGAGGCATTCGGAAAGCGACTAGAAGGCATTTTAAAGTGTCCCGCGGTGATATAATATCTTTTCAAGAAAATGACGCGAGAGCCGCGGTGAAGAAATAAGGAGATCCTTCTATATTGAAATCTCAGTTGAAAAAATAATAGGAAAATTCTGTGATCACCCGGTAAGAATGTGGAGAAGAACCAAAACAGAATGGTTCCGCCTACTCAAAACTAAGAGGGGATGCCGCCTACTACTAAAAGAAGCGATTTTGGTCACAGAAATGGGAGAGACAAAAGCAAATATTTCCCAATAACCGAATACTTTTGTCTGTAAATACTGCATATTTGATTCCATCCATAAATATAACGGAAAGAAAAAATGTAGaatgtaaaaaagaaaagataataGAAATTACTAACCTAGTTGgaccaaaataaatatttttttgagtgATTGCGGGATAATTTTATTCTTCTCATTCGTTCAAGATATTAAGTGAATGAACCTATTCCGGAATCTActgaaagtaattttttttttaggttTACGTTGTCTCTAAAATAGAATTCACCTAACAGGCACATTCCAGTTTTTTCTCCGCCCCAAGCtttttgtaatttgtacatTTTGTAAGTAGTAAATAATTCACTGGATAAGACCCTATTTGCAAGCCGACATTCATGGTATATTTCAATATCAAATTTGTGATTAAAATATGGCCaacttttacttttaaaaaaaatagaaatggccaACTTTTGTGCTAAAATAAgctgaatttattttaaaacacttacatatttaaattttaaaatgatcagttaaatataaattataagtcaAATTATTTACTCATATTGTTTATAAGTCAAATTATCCCAACGCCCAAATACTTTGGAGTATCTATCGgttaaaaatttgttaatcactaataaatatatctaaattaattaaaacttaaaccttacaatttatttttcatatgtatatatatacaattctttactaataaataaataacttattaataaatatatccaaATACTGTGatgtgatataatttttaaattctttacGATTTTTGCAAAGTAGGAAATTGGTGACATTTACACAGATATCAGGTAGTTGGATCATGTTCTTTGACAACCGCGTGTTAGATAAGGGTTATCTAGGCGttagatctatatttcaaagACCCAGATCTAATCTgagattttaatgtatccgcTATAAATAATCACGGATAGGGAAAACTATTTTCCGCGGTAAATAACCACGGATAGGGAGTTTTCCCTTCCGCGGAAAATAACCGCGGACACATTAAAAATCCAAAATTGGATCTGAacccttgaaatataaattcaacGGCCCCCGTATAGTGTGATAGATAACACTTATCTAACACGCGGTTGTTGTGAAACAGGACCCCAGGTAGTTTACACGTCACACCTGCCAACAAGTTGTGGCTGAGTGAAGCAAAAATTGGTAGCAAACATACAGTGTATAATTATAAGTGATAATGCCAGTGTATGAAGAAAAGAGGCAGAGATGAATGGAATATAATTATAAGTTAACAAGGCACAATCAAAAGCAAAGAATTACAACAGAGGAGGAAACCATAAAGCCATAAATGAAAATCAAGAAGCCAAAATACAAAGCCCAGTTCCTCTTAAACTTGCCAAAATAACTTTCCGGTGGTTCCTGATAATGTATCTCCacatcctcctcctcctcctcgttTCCCTCGCTTCTTCTCATCTTCAATTGCCTTAACCTCTCGGTGGCCAAGCCCAGAGTCAGCTTATGACACCTCCGCTGATACTTGAACCCATTGATACATCTCAGCGTCTGCGCCACCGCAACATAGAACATTAGATGAGACAGTGAGATGAGGCCGATGGGGATCCACACGTGGCGACAATGCAGGCGCGTGGATTGCACGAGGGCGACGAAGATTAAGGAGAGGAAGAGAAAGAAGAGCTGGAAGTGGTGGTGGAGTTGTTTCTTCTGGAGATCTACGGAGTGTTTCTTTTCTAAGGTTTTCTCGAAGTGGAGTTGGATGATGGTGTTGATTGCTTGGAGAAGGGAGTCTTTGGAGATGGAGTGGTGGTgggtgtgtgagtgtgtggtCATTGTTTCATACTCCGCCATTGATTTATTACAACTACTTGATGTTGTGGACTTGTACTAGTACGCTTTCATCTGGTGGAGATGGAGTGGTTTGAGATGGGTCAATGTGTGGCACCAATATCGATGCACATGTCACATGCTCATGCTGGGTGTATTACTGTATTGTTTGTATGGCATGCTCCAAGAGCACTTCGTTTCTTTCCCAAATCATAAAATGCAcaccaaataaattatatatatatatatatatatatatatatatatatatatatatatatataaaatgtacaCAATTGTACAGCGGACATTTACAGCCAACAAATCGTGACCGTTGGTTGGTTGAGATCGACGGTGCTGGGAGCGTACATCAGTGACTTAAAGTCACTGATACCGTGACTTAAAGTCACTGATGTACGCTACATAATCTTTTTTCCTGCTATACCCTTTCCGCATTAATAACATTCTTTCCGCATTAATAACATCAGTGATATAAAGTCACTGATGGTGCAGACTTTAATAATACCAGTGAGTTAAAGTCCCTGATGGTGTACACATAAATAGCATCATCGAATTAAaatctggatgatccaaccgtacggatgtggagatttttatattttgatgatatgaaaaaaaattcattaaaaaataattttatttggagtgagattttatcagtcaactagtggtttgatttgtactgctaactagtgttctatcatgtattgctgcttacatttttttaaaaatatttctggatgatccaaccgtacggatgtggagatttatatattttgatgatatgaaaaaaatttcattaaaaactaattttatttggagtgagattttatcagtcaactagtggtttgacttgtactactaactagtgttctatcatgtattactgcttacattttttaaaaaatatttctggatgatccaaccgtacggatgtggagatttatatatttttatgatatgaaaaaaatttcattaaaaactaattttatttggagtgagattttatcagtcaactaatggtttgacttgtactgtTAACTAGTGTTccatcatgtattactgcttacattttttaaaaaatatttctggatgatccaaccgtacggatgtggggatttatatattttgatgatatgaaaaaagtttcattaaaaaataattttatttggagtgagattttatcagtcaactagtggttttacttgtactactaactagtgttctatcatgtattactgcatacattttttaaaaaatatttctggatgatccaaccgtacggatgtggagatttatatattttgatgatatggaaaaaatttcattaaaaactaattttatttggagtgagattttatcagtcaactagtggtttgacttgtactactaactagtgttctatcatgtattcctacgtacattttttaaaaaatatttctggatgatccaaccgtacggatgtggagatttatatatttttatgatatgaaaaaagtttcattaaaaaataattttatttggagtgagattttatcagtcaactagtggtttgacttgtactactaactagtgttctatcatgtattactacttacattttttaaaaaatatttctggatgatccaactgtacggatgtggagatttatatatttttatgatatgaaaaaagtttcattgaaaaataattttatttggatggagagtttagcagtcaactagtggtttgacttgtactgctaactagtgttctatcatgtattactgcttacattttttaaaaaatatttctcgatgatccaaccgtacggatgtggagatttatatattttgatgatatgaaaaaaaattcattaaaaactaattttatttggagtgagattttatcagtcaactagtggtttgacttgtactactaactagtgttctatcatgtattactacgtacattttttaaaaaatatttctggatgatccaaccgtacggatgtggagatttatatatttttatgatatgaaaaaagtttcattaaaaaataattttatttggagtgagattttatcagtcaactagtgCTTTGACTTGTACTGCTAACTAGTGTTATATCATGTATTATTtcttacatttttaaaaaaatatttctggatgatcaaaccgtacggatgtgggaatttatatattttgatgatatgaaaaaagtgacgttaaaaaataattttatttggatggagagtttatcagtcaactagtggtttgacttgtactgctaactagtgtcctatcatgtattactgcttatattttttaaaaaatatttctggatgatccaacggtacggatgtggagatttatatatttttatgatatgaaaaaagtttcattaaaaaataatcttatttggatggagagtttatcagtcaactagtggtttgacttgtactgctaattagtgttctatcatgtattactacttatatttttttaaaaatatttctagatgatccaactgtacggatgtggagatttatatatttttatgatatgaaaaaagtttcattaaaaaataattttatttggatggagagtttaacagttaactagtggtttgacttttactgctaactagtgttctatcatgtattactgcttacatttttttaaaaatatttctggatgatccaaccgtacggatgtggagatttatatattttgattatatgaaaaaaaattcattaaaaactaattttatttggcgtgagattttatcagtcaactagtggtttgacttgtgcagctaactagtgttctatcatgtattactgcttacatttttttaaaaatatttctggatgatccaaccgtacggatgtggagatttatatattttgatgatataaaaaaatttcattaaaaactaattttatttggagtgagattttatcagtcaactagtggtttgacttgtacagctaactagtgttctatcatgtattactgcttacatttcttaaaaaatatttccagatgatccaaccgtacggatgtgggaatttatatattttgatgatatgaaaaaaatttcattaaaaactaattttatttggagtgagattttattagtcaactagtggtttgacttgtactgctaactagtgttctatcatgtattactgcatacatttttaaaaaaatatttctggatgatccaaccgtacggatgtggagatttatatatttttatgatatgaaaaaagtttcattaaaaaataattttatttggagtgagattttatcagtcaactagtggtttgactagTACTGCTAACCAGTGTTATATCATGTATTACCacttacatttttaaaaaaatatttctggatgatccaaccgtacggatgtgggaATTTATATATtgtgatgatatgaaaaaagtgtcattaaaaaataattttatttggatggagagtttattagtcaactagtggtttgactcgTACAGCTAACTAGTGtcctatcatgtattactgtttatattttttaaaaaatatttctggatgatccaactgTACGGACTACGGAtatggagatttatatatttttatgatatgaaaaaagtttctttaaaaaataattttatttggatggagagtttaacagtcaactagtggtttgacttgtactgctaactagtgttctatcatgtattactgcttacattttttacaaaacatttctggatgatccaaccgtacggatgtggggatttatatattttgatgatatgaaaaaaatttcattaaaaactaattttatttggagtgagattttatcagtcaactagtggtttgacttgtactactaactagtgttctatcatgtattactgcttacattttttaaaaaatatttctggatgatccaaccgtacggatgtggggatttatatattttgatgatatgaaaaaaatttcattaaaaactaattttatttggagtgagattttatcagtcaacta
Coding sequences:
- the LOC108222132 gene encoding uncharacterized protein LOC108222132, encoding MAEYETMTTHSHTHHHSISKDSLLQAINTIIQLHFEKTLEKKHSVDLQKKQLHHHFQLFFLFLSLIFVALVQSTRLHCRHVWIPIGLISLSHLMFYVAVAQTLRCINGFKYQRRCHKLTLGLATERLRQLKMRRSEGNEEEEEDVEIHYQEPPESYFGKFKRNWALYFGFLIFIYGFMVSSSVVILCF